A DNA window from Pyrus communis chromosome 3, drPyrComm1.1, whole genome shotgun sequence contains the following coding sequences:
- the LOC137727505 gene encoding probable indole-3-pyruvate monooxygenase YUCCA10, whose protein sequence is MEEVDVVIVGAGPAGIATSACLNRLNISNVVIEREDSYASLWRKRSYDRLKLHLAKQFCELPYMSFPPNYPRYLSKNEFVQYLEAYVSHFKITPRYDRVVETASYVGEKKWCVRVHNTLSDVQEMYLAKFLVVASGENSEGYIPQVKGLNSFKGEFVHSSEYENGKKYDGKNVLVVGSGNSGMEIAYDLTNWGANTSIVVRSPVHILTKEIVFLGMVLAKYLPIKVLDNIVVILGKLKFGDLSKYGLTRPKLGPFFLKESEGQAPIIDVGSINKIIDGEIKVVPSITEILRNQIKFENGYSNHYDAIVFATGYKSTVLNWLKDGDQLFNDNGMPKQSFPNHWKAEKGLYCAGFSRRGLFGISIDARNIADDISFALNQNKKSN, encoded by the exons CTGGCATAGCAACGTCTGCATGTCTTAATCGCCTCaacatctcaaatgttgtaatCGAAAGAGAAGACTCATATGCTTCTCTTTGGAGGAAAAGGTCATATGATCGTTTGAAGCTTCACTTGGCAAAGCAATTTTGTGAACTACCCTATATGTCATTTCCTCCAAATTATCCCAGATATCTCTCCAAGAATGAGTTTGTTCAGTACTTGGAAGCTTATGTATCCCATTTCAAGATAACGCCTAGGTACGACCGAGTTGTAGAAACAGCTTCTTATGTAGGtgaaaaaaaatggtgtgttaGAGTCCATAACACACTTTCGGATGTACAAGAAATGTACCTTGCTAAATTTCTTGTGGTTGCAAGTGGTGAAAATAGTGAAGGTTACATTCCTCAAGTCAAAGGCTTGAATAGCTTTAAAGGAGAGTTCGTGCACTCCAGCGAGTACGAAAATGGCAAGAAATATGATGGAAAAAATGTTTTGGTCGTCGGTTCTGGGAATTCAGGCATGGAAATTGCTTACGATTTAACAAATTGGGGTGCCAACACTTCGATTGTTGTTCGTAGCCCG GTACATATTCTGACCAAGGAAATTGTGTTCCTGGGAATGGTTCTCGCAAAATACCTTCCCATTAAAGTCCTTGACAACATCGTGGTTATCTTAGGGAAGTTGAAGTTCGGAGATTTATCCAAGTATGGACTTACAAGGCCAAAACTTGGACCATTCTTTCTTAAGGAAAGCGAGGGTCAAGCCCCCATCATTGATGTTGGGAGCATTAACAAGATCATAGATGGAGAAATAAag GTGGTTCCATCAATAACAGAAATACTAAGAAACCAGATCAAATTTGAGAATGGCTACAGCAACCATTATGATGCTATTGTTTTTGCTACTGGCTATAAAAGCACTGTGCTAAATTGGCTTAAG GATGGTGACCAACTCTTTAATGACAATGGTATGCCGAAGCAAAGTTTCCCGAATCACTGGAAGGCGGAGAAGGGACTTTACTGTGCAGGATTCTCAAGGCGCGGATTATTTGGCATTTCAATTGATGCGCGAAATATAGCAGATGACATAAGTTTTGCTTTGAATCAGAACAAGAAAAGTAACTGA
- the LOC137727506 gene encoding uncharacterized protein, translating to MDREQDELQFLGVFGIYKEAYKVVFSRRKIFSQITLALILPLSFLFLAHIELSNILLSKIFHNEIVLDGTSTNNPKYEKVSDAISSEWATYWLFKAAYFTFLLIFSLLSTSAVVYTIACIYTEREITFKKVMSVVPKVWKRVMVTFLCIFMAIFCYNIVAFLILTIWVLICVLTALSMAKGDAIEKIGVFLLIVYFIGFVYLTLIWQLASVVSVLEEARGIKAMAKSKALLKGNMWVATIIYFKLNVLAALLQFGFQQLVVSGRSFGVAERVAYGVISFLLLSKLVLFGLVIQTVLYFVCKSYHHEKIDKSALSDHLEVCLLGNYVPLSSKNVQLEQV from the coding sequence ATGGATAGAGAACAAGATGAATTGCAATTTCTTGGGGTTTTTGGCATCTACAAAGAAGCCTACAAAGTAGTATTTTCACGGAGAAAAATCTTCAGCCAAATTACATTAGCCTTGATCCTCCCTTTGAGCTTCTTATTCTTGGCGCACATAGAACTTTCAAACATCCTTCTCTCAAAGATCTTCCACAACGAAATAGTCCTTGATGGAACAAGCACCAACAATCCAAAGTATGAAAAAGTATCCGATGCCATATCCTCCGAGTGGGCAACTTATTGGCTATTCAAAGCTGCATACTTCACCTTCCTGCTCATCTTCAGCCTCCTCTCCACCTCTGCCGTTGTATACACGATCGCGTGTATATACACTGAGCGAGAAATCACTTTCAAGAAGGTGATGAGCGTAGTCCCGAAAGTGTGGAAGCGAGTTATGGTCacgttcttgtgcattttcatGGCTATCTTTTGCTACAACATAGtcgctttcctaatcctaactATTTGGGTACTTATTTGCGTACTTACCGCACTTTCGATGGCCAAAGGCGATGCCATTGAAAAAATTGGGGTTTTTCTACTCATTGTTTACTTCATAGGGTTTGTTTACCTAACCCTAATCTGGCAACTGGCTAGTGTGGTCTCGGTTCTTGAAGAAGCTAGAGGGATCAAAGCCATGGCGAAGAGCAAGGCACTACTAAAAGGAAATATGTGGGTGGCTACAATCATATACTTTAAGCTCAATGTTTTGGCCGCCCTTCTACAATTTGGGTTCCAACAATTAGTTGTGAGCGGAAGGTCATTTGGTGTGGCTGAACGAGTAGCTTATGGAGTTATAAGCTTCTTGTTGCTTTCCAAGCTGGTTTTGTTTGGTCTTGTGATCCAAACTGTGCTCTATTTCGTTTGCAAGTCGTACCACCACGAAAAAATCGACAAATCGGCGTTATCAGATCACCTTGAGGTTTGTCTGCTGGGGAATTATGTGCCTCTCAGCTCTAAGAATGTTCAGCTTGAGCAAGTTTAA
- the LOC137727508 gene encoding casparian strip membrane protein 1-like: MLQSREIKWHSKREVPYVRVEAAQGSNIKNQKGGWKKGIAILDFILRLGATTAALCAAIAMGSIDETLPFFTQFFSFEHITHWICKCRFFAIAMGILRAYLLLFLPFSIVTIIRPHAAAPKLVLLILTPWRLLRNTSGSAAASAIVHLAHNGNSDTNWLAIFQQFGNFCRKTSGAVVLAFVAVVLSLLLILLLSLQLMLNC, from the exons ATGC TTCAGAGTCGAGAAATAAAATGGCATTCCAAAAGAGAAGTGCCATACGTGAGGGTAGAAGCTGCTCAAGGTTCCAATATTAAGAATCAAAAGGGAGGATGGAAGAAGGGCATTGCCATACTAGACTTTATTCTAAGACTTGGTGCCACTACGGCTGCTCTCTGCGCTGCCATTGCCATGGGGTCTATTGATGAGACTCTTCCTTTCTTCACACAGTTTt TTTCATTTGAACACATCACTCATTGGATATGTAAATGCAGGTTTTTTGCGATAGCAATGGGTATATTGCGCGCCTAccttctcctcttccttccCTTCTCCATAGTAACCATTATTCGTCCCCATGCAGCTGCTCCAAAGCTTGTCCTGCTTATTTTGACACC TTGGCGCTTGCTTAGAAACACTTCTGGTTCTGCCGCTGCCAGTGCCATAGTTCACCTGGCCCATAATGGAAATTCCGATACAAACTGGCTTGCTATTTTCCAACAATTTGGTAATTTCTGCCGGAAAACCAGCGGGGCTGTGGTTTTGGCATTCGTTGCAGTTGttttatcttt gcttttgattttgttgttgtCTTTGCAATTGATGTTAAATTGTTAA
- the LOC137727510 gene encoding uncharacterized protein: protein MDREQDELQFLGIFGIYKEAYKIVFSRRKIFSQITLALILPLSIVFLAHIALSNIILSKIIHNEIFLDGTSTNNPRYEKISDVISSEWATYWLFNAAYFTFVLIFSLLSTSAVVYTIACIYTAREITFKKVMSVVPKVWKPVMVTFLCTFMAFFCYNIVALLVLIIWVLSMGISGASVIIGFLLLIVYFIGFVYLTLIWQLASVVSVLEEARGIKAMAKSKELLKGNMWVATIIYFTLNVLAALLQFGFQQLVVSGRSFSVAERVAYGVICLLLLLKLILFCLVIQTVLYFVCKSYHHENIDKSELSDHLEVYLLGGYMPLSSKDVQFEQV, encoded by the coding sequence ATGGATAGAGAACAAGATGAATTGCAATTTCTTGGGATTTTTGGCATCTACAAAGAAGCCTACAAAATAGTATTTTCACGGAGAAAAATCTTCAGCCAAATTACATTAGCCTTGATCCTCCCTTTGAGCATCGTATTCTTGGCGCACATAGCACTCTCAAACATCATTCTCTCAAAGATCATCCACAACGAAATATTCCTTGATGGAACAAGCACCAACAATCCAAGGTATGAAAAAATATCAGATGTCATATCCTCCGAGTGGGCAACGTATTGGCTTTTCAATGCTGCATACTTCACCTTCGTGCTCATCTTCAGCCTCCTCTCCACCTCTGCCGTTGTATACACGATCGCATGTATATACACAGCGCGAGAAATCACCTTCAAGAAGGTGATGAGCGTAGTCCCGAAAGTGTGGAAGCCAGTTATGGTCACGTTCTTGTGCACTTTCATGGCTTTTTTTTGTTACAACATAGTGGCTTTATTAGTCCTAATCATTTGGGTACTTTCGATGGGCATCAGTGGTGCCAGTGTTATAATTGGGTTTTTACTACTCATTGTTTACTTCATAGGGTTTGTTTACCTAACCCTAATCTGGCAACTGGCTAGCGTGGTCTCTGTTCTTGAAGAAGCTAGAGGGATCAAAGCCATGGCGAAGAGCAAGGAACTACTAAAAGGAAATATGTGGGTGGCTACAATCATATACTTTACACTCAACGTTTTGGCCGCCCTTCTACAATTTGGGTTTCAACAACTAGTTGTGAGTGGAAGGTCATTTAGTGTGGCTGAAAGAGTAGCTTATGGAGTTATATGCTTGTTGCTGCTTCTCAAGctgattttgttttgtcttgtgATCCAAACTGTGCTCTATTTCGTTTGCAAGTCGTACCACCACGAAAACATCGACAAATCGGAGTTATCAGATCACCTTGAGGTTTATCTGCTGGGGGGTTATATGCCTCTCAGCTCTAAGGATGTTCAGTTTGAGCAAGtgtaa
- the LOC137727514 gene encoding secreted RxLR effector protein 161-like, with protein MVVRTLDAKRDPFLPNEDEEEILEPEVPYLSAIGALLYLAQCTRPDISFAVNLLARYSNAPTHRHWNGVKDIFHYLKGTTDLGLFYTHESPSVAAPYGPWVDFYLVGYTDVGYLSNLHRACSQTGYVFTI; from the coding sequence ATGGTTGTTCGGACtttagatgctaaacgagatccttTCCTTCCaaatgaggatgaggaagagattttggaacccgaagttccttacctaagtgcaattggggctttattgtacttggctcagtgTACTAGgcccgacatctccttcgctgttaatcttttggcaagatacagcaATGCGCCCACACACAggcactggaatggtgttaaagacatttttcactacctcaagggtacaacggatttgggcttgttctataccCATGAATCTCCGAGTGTTGCTGCCCCTTATGGTCCTTGGGTTGATTTTTACCTTGTTGGTTATACAGATGTTGGATATCTGTCTAACCTACATAGAGCAtgttctcaaacgggttatgtctttactatttaa